The genomic interval TTCCACACTTTCAGAGGAGGAAGCCAGGAAGAATGGAAAGCAAATACTACAGATTATATCTATTACGATAATTTAGTGGTGAATAAAATCAATTAGTGCACTCAGCTGGCCTGGCTTTTCATGGTCAGGCCAGTTGTCTGATTGTTAAATTGTTCATTGCAATTGATTATATTTAGTCATCCTGTGATTAACATCTTTACAATTTTTAATGACTAAACCTGTTTTTAACTCTTCTGCAGGCCATTTGGTTAGAATCCTTATGGTCATGTGTTTATTTTTTATGCTGACAACTGAACTGTCTTATGCACAAAAGATTATTTCAATTGATGATAAAGTTCCGCATTATATTTTTTCTTATGGGGAAATTGAATATTTGGAAGATAGTACGGGCACTTTGAAATTAACTGATATTTTAAAGCCTGCTCTTCAGTCAGCATTTCTTGTGAATAAGAAATATACACCCAAAAACTATCATATCACCTCTGCTTACTGGTATAAGTTTAAAATAAAACATTCCAGAGCATCTGCTAAAAACTGGATACTTGAATTCTTTGATCAGTCAATTAATCATTTTGCCTTGTTTGTACCCGACAGCAATGGTAATTACCAGGCGTATTATTCCGGGACTGCCTATCCATTTAGTCAAAGAGAATATCAGCATAAGAACTTTGTTTATGAGCTTAATAATGATACTGACGCAACGCTAACCTACTATGTACGGATAAAATCGTCTCAATCAGTAAGTGCGCTTATGGTATTGAGAGATATCCGCTGGTTTGTGAAATATGCCCTGAATGAATACCTGATTTTCGGATTGTTCTATGGAATGGTAATCGTTTTCAGTTTGTATAACCTGCTCATGTTTTTTGCGGTCAGACAGATGCAATATCTCTATTATGTATTGTATAATCTAAGTATTGGCCTTTACGAAATGAGCATTGATGGTATAGCCTTTCAATACCTGTGGCCTGACTGGCCTTTATGGAATGAATATGGGATTGGCTTTAGTTTGTATTTAAGCAGTGTTTTCGCGCTGATGTTTACCCTTAATTTTCTTTACGTCAAATCCAAAGCGCCGAAGCTTTATCAATTAATTGTCTGGGTTATCATTTTACGCAGTTTATTTTTTATAATCTGTCTGTTTAATACACATCTTTTTAGTTATAAACTAGTAGAAATCATCCCTTTGCTCGTTGCTTATGGAACTGGTATTTATATTTTTAAAAAACATTACCGTCCGGCAATGTTTTTTGTGATCGGTTATACATTTCTGGTTATCGGCTTCCTGATCAAAATTCTGTTGTTATTAAATGTACCCTGGATGCCATACGGGCCCTTTACTTACTATAGCCTGAGTTTCTGTTTTGTATTTGAAATGATCCTTGTGTCTTTTGCCATTGGCGAGCGTGTGAGGACCTTGCGCAAAAATGAAAGTGAAGTGCAAAAGAGAATGATTCATCAATTGCAGGTAAATGAAAGTCTGAAAGATACTTTAAACAAGGAATTAACTACACTGGTTGATGAGCGCACACAAGAAGTCAGCCTGAAGGCTTCCATTATTGAAAAACAGAATGAAGAGATTTCCTTGATGAATACGATGCTGGAAAAAGATAATCAGGAATTGCATTTGAACATAGAGAAGGTTACCAAAGCCAGGGTAATGTCAGCTCATGTTGATTTTGCAGAGTTCAGTAAGATTTATCCGGATAGGGAAACGTGTTTTAAATATCTTTCCGAGCTGAAATGGGCGAAAGGATATACTTGCCGTAAATGTACAAATACATTTTTTCTGGCCGGTTTCTTACCCTATAGCAGAAGATGTACCAAGTGCGGTTATGATGAATCAGTAATTGCGCATACTATTTTTCAAAATAGCAAGATCCCGATCAATAAAGCTTTTTATATGCTTTTTTTGGTATACTCTACAAAAGGGAAGATTTCTTCCCATAAACTCTCAGGATTATTGCTGATCAGGCAGAGCACATGCTGGGCGTATAACAGTAAAATGCAGAAGATACTGGAAGAACGAAAAAAAGAATTAAAAACCAGCGGAGAAGGAGGATGGAGTAAACTGGTGCTGGATCCGAATCTTCCTTAGTTGCTATAATTTCACCTGCCTGATAATATTTTTAATATTCAGTTCTACAATATCAGTCATGGTTTTACAGTTTAGGTAATTCAGGTCTGCAAAATGTTCTGACATCCCTTTTTTCAATGTCTCTATGTTTTCTGGCGTGGTCAGAACCTCCGTATTGGATACATCCCGTAAATCCGTAAGACGATGGCGCTCACTGCGGACACGGTGTAAGATAGAAGATTTCTCTTCCTGTTGATATTGCAGAAAAGTTTTATCAGACAATTGGTCCATACACATCTTTACATAAGGAAGGTTCTCTTTAAAGAATTGTGCAAGGTATACTTTGATATTTCCTTCATAAAACTGCTGATCAAAGTCAATAGCCCTGATCCTGAACTGAATATCATCAAAGTCGGGTGTGATCTGTACCACGAAATTATAAGCCCGCATATCGCCCAGCAGCATGACTAAACAACGTTCGTTGAATTTTACAAATTCTTTTGCAATACGTGTAGGATTATATTCTGGATTGTGTAAATACATTTTTGCGAAAACATCTCCTGGTATTCCGGCCACATGCTCTTCAATCAGTGTTTCTCCATCAACCAGATAGTTAACTTGGTTTGGGGAGAGAATTTCTTCCAGCTCCAGGCCGTAAATCCGGGATGCATCTGCTTTTTTAACATAAAAATAGTCGTAGACATCATTTAGACGATTGACAATTTTAATCCGAAAAGGATGTGTATTGCCAAAGGTGCAATATTCGATTTTTTCAATATATTTATGTTGTACGATACGCAGGTTACCAGATGCTTTTAAATTGGCATAAATAACTTTCAGGCCATTATGTAATTGTTCAATCCGGTCTGCAGGGTAAATAGGCCCTTCCCAAAGTGAATCTTTTCCATATTTATCCATAATCGGATAGGCTTCATCAAAAACTAACAAGTCATTGTAAGTGATTGGAAGTTTGGAGTCCCGCTGATAGGTTCTCAGGTACTTTTGCAAAGCAGCTGTAACTGGGAAAATTGGTTTCTTACGGGATATTTTTACATCATCAGGTTCCATGTACAGGCAATTTACGTTTAATCACTGGTAATATCTTGTTTCTTTTCTGTTGCAACTGCTATATCCTCAGCATCAGGTTCCATCGCTTCTTGTTCAATAGAGGCTTTTGCCTCGTATTGGAGGTCAATATAAATCGGAAAATGATCAGAGCCGGAATTTGCCAGGCGCTTGATATGCTTCAGTTTAAAATCTGTGGAGATAAAAGCATGATCCAATGGAAAGCGCATAACCGGATAATGTGCATGGAAAGTGTTGAAAAATCCTCTTCCTCTTCTTGGATCCAGCAGGCCGCTCATTTTCAAAAACAGTTCTGTAGTATAACTCCAGGCAACATCATTCATATCACCGATAACGATTACAGGATCTTTACTTTGCTGCGCAAGATCTGCTGTGAGCAGCAATTCCTTATCTCTTTCAGTAGATCTTGGATTTTCATTAGGCACAGGCGGAGTCGGGTGCAGCGCATATAACTGGATCCGCATGCCATTTTTAAGGATCACACCAGTATGAATAGATGGAATATCTTTTTCTACGAGATAAAGAACAGCCGGATCTTTTAATTCCAGTTTGGAATACAATAGCATTCCATAAGTGTTTTCCAGTGGTACGCGAACGTGAAACCCGTATCTCTTTTCCAGTTCCCTGGTTTCGTTGTCCCAGCGCTGGTTAGTTTCGAGCAGGAGTACCAGGTCCGGATCGCTTTTTTGTATTTCTTGCAGGCAGCCTTTTGAATTGGTATTGTCCTGATAAACGTTGGCGATCATGATACTCAGACTTTGTTCCGGAATAGCTGCCGTTATCCTGAGTACTTGTTTTTTTCCAAATGGAGTGAAAGGGACGATTTGTACAAAAAGATAGCCAATATTCAAGGTAATTAAACCAGTGAGTAACCAGTTATAAAGTACCGGCCCCTGGTAAAAAAAGATAATCAGTAATACACAAATGATAGAAAGTACCAGTTTTTGTAAACGGGGATAATCGAAAATTCTGAAAGTCCAGTAATCGTGTTTAACAATTGATAATAAGGTGAAAGAGAGCAGAAGAATTGATAAGATGATAATAAATGCGTGCATTACCGGATTTTAAAAGAACTATTTAACTATTTTTTTTTAAACTTACTGATTTATCCCGGCTCACCAAAATAGGGGTTTATTGTTACTGACTACACAATCCATTTATTCTCCGGTGCATATAAATATTTCAGTGCTGCAATAGGGGTCTTGCAGCTAAATCGCGTTTATAGAATTATAAAAGCTGTTCCGGGCAGCTTACTGAACTTTAAACCTAATGATATGAAATTAAGAATCCTGTTATCATTGATCGTAACGACGCTCTTACTCAGTTGTAACCCTTTCAAAAATAATGAGATTAACAAAGTGATTAATGCCTTCTATAATCACCACAAGGGGCCGTTTGAGGAGGTAGACAAAACTTTACTTTCCACTACTTTATCCGATCTGGTAAACAAAGCAATTGCAGAAGAAGTTAAATCTGCAGAAGAACTCAAAGCTTTAAAATCAACAGACAAGCCAAACAGGATTGAAGGTGATATTTTTACCAGTCTGTCAGAAAGTTTCACCTCTTATGAGATTGGTAAAACCAGCATCTATGACGATAAAGCTACTGTTCAGGTCGAGTTTACCAATAACAAGGCCGGCACTGAAACGTGGAAAGACGATATAGAATTAATTAAAGAAAATCATGCCTGGAAGATCGATAATGTTCGTTTTAAAGGGGAACACTCTTTTGGGAAAAGTACTAAAGATGTGCTGTCGCAGTTTTTGACCCCCATTACCGCAGTAAGTTCGGATGCCGACGATCAGCGTTGCAGGCTGTGTGCTGGTCATCAATATCAATGGAGTAATCTTAAAAAAGGATGTATCCGTGTGCTTGAATTGCCTTTTAAATTAAAAAGTATGGATAAAACTTCAACCGCAAGTGTCATCTTTTCCGATGATCAGAAAAAAGCAGAAGTCTTTACACAAAAAACAAGCTGGGTACTGAACAAAAAATCTTTAACAGCTTATGAAACCGAAGCTTCTGATAAAGGCGTATTTCTGGAAAAAAGAAATAATGTCTGGAGGCTTGGAGAGTTGAAAGATGGTAAAACGATCTATTCAGGGCATGTAGAATAAAATAATCATCAATTAATACCTGGCAAAACAAATCCATATACCAATGAAAACCAAAATTTTAGTATCAATCATTACTGCTGTAATTTTATTCGGCTGTACTAATTCTAAAAGCAATAGCGCAGCTAAAGCTGTAGATGCATTTTATAAAAATTACGATGGCCCTTTTGAACTGGTAAACAAAACCTTATTGTCCAGAGAACTGGCTGCACTGATTGACAAAACGGTTAAGTTAGAAGAACGATCAGCCGCTGAATTAAAAGCGGCAAAGTCAACTGATAAGCCAGCTATGATAGAAGGAGATATTTTTACAAGTCTGTATGAGAGTTATACTTCTTTTAAAATAGTACGGGTAAGAACTGACGGTGATCTGGCCACAGTACGTGTAGAATTCACGAATCACCGGGAAGATGATATTGTATGGACGGATGAAGTGCAGCTGATCAGACAAAATGGGAACTGGAAAATAGATGATGTACGTTACGGGTTGAAAAATGCACCCTGTCCGAATCTTAAGAAAGGACTGTCAGATTTTCTGACTCCTGAGCCTGTTGTAAACGAAAGTTAGCGAACCTGTAAGAGGCCCGAAAAACAGAAAAACGATTGATTTGATAAGCAATGTTATTGTGTTATCATTCAAATACTTATGGGTTAATTTCAGTGATATTATTTATTGTCCTGTCTGAATAATTGCTTATATTAGAGAGTAGTATTTTTTAGCTAAAAACCAAATATTAAGCTTATGAAAACCAAAATTCTATTTTTTCCTCTTATTGTTATTATGCTTTTATTTAGCTGTAACAACACTCAAAGTGATGGGATCACCAAGGTGGTTAACAAATTTTACAAATATTACAAAGGCAAGTATGTTGGTGCCGATAAAGGGCTGCTTTCTGCCTCATTAGCCGTACTGATTGACAAAGCACTTGAAAAGGAGGCTTTATCGGCAGCAGAGATCAGGGCCTCAAAATCAACGGATAAGCCAGCAATGATTGATGGTGACATTTTTACCAGCCAGCAGGATGGATATACCGGATTCAAAATTGGTGAAACTAAAATTGAAGGAGATAAAGCTGTTGTTAGTGTTGAGTTTACCAACAAGACTGCTAACAATAAAGCATGGAAAGATGATGTCGTAGTGGTTAAAGAGAACGGTGCCTGGAAAATTGATAATGTCAATTATAAAGGGGATGCAGGCAAAAATGTCAAAGCAGTGCTCACCCAATTCTCATCGGCTTCAGTTTCTGCCCCTATGGAAAGCAAAAAATAATACCGTGTGCTTTTATATTGTCATTCACCAAGAGTATAGATTTATACTGATTTGATAAAAAAAGCTTGCCCAGCCTGCACTGCCCCCAAAAAGTCAGACACTATTTGGGGGCTTTTTTATGCCGCTGAATAACCTTAAATAAGCTTATTAATTGATTAACAGTAGTATAATATTCACACAATAATAAGTTTCTTGATAAAAATGCTTAATTTTTCACAAAAAAGCAGCCATGGGAGAAAAAATCATATCAAAAGTAATCGGAACTTTAACTGAAGATGATAGCCTTTTAGATTGGTGGATAGGAGAAGAAATTGAGATCCCGTTTTTTGATCATGAAAAAGTAGGCATCAGTTTTACCGATTATGACAGGGAGCATGATGAAACGTTTTTAGTGGAGGCTGATGATGCTTTGCAACATTTTCTGGCGCTGACTTCTGCAGACAGGAAAGCCGTAACCCATCTTGTTTATAAAAACTGTTTAGATTTTCTGGAATTCGCAGAGCCGGATGAAGCAGATGATGATTTAAGAGCAATTACTGATGAAAATGAGATTTGGAAATTCGTGCAGCCAACAGAAATTTATGTGACAAGACGGTTGTATGAACAAGAAGATCTTTATGTTCAGGTTGTCTGTGCGTGTGATTGGGATCAGGAACATGGGTTGCAGTTAGTTTTCAGACAGGGAAAAAAACTGACCAGAGTAAGTGGTCAGGATGGTCATTTAACTGAAGCTGATGCTGAGGGCAAGCCGGATAGTGAAGATTTTTTATTGTCTCAATTTTAGTATGAATGCGTAAAGAACAAAAATCTTAATCAGTGTCCGTCTTTTTTATATATCCTTTTGCTACACTATCATCAATCAGTGTTTCAGTAAAATCCCATATAATTTTAGATCCATGTTCAATTTTACGGGTTTTCTCCATCACTGTATGGTAAGGTACATGGTGTTCAGTCCAGGTACCGCCCTGATTTGATACATTCTGTAAGATCGGTTCAAACCTATCCATAGAACGTGCAAACCTGGCCTCTGCTGTATCTCCGGTTTCAAATTCTTCCCAGATTGCAACAAATTCTTCTGCTTGTTTTGCAGGCAGCAAACCAAATATTCTTTCTGCTGCTTTACGTTCGGCCTCTATATTGTCATGGTTCACAATCGTATCATACAGAAAAACATCACCTGAATCAATCTCTACCAGGTCGTGGATCAGCAACATTTTTAAGACTTTTAAAATATCTACCGGCTCATTGGAATGTTCCGCCAATGTAAGTGCCATCATAGCCAGGTGCCAGCTGTGTTCGGCATCATTTTCTCTGCGGTCACTGTTGAAAAGGCGGGTTTTTCTCTGGATGTATTTAAGCTTGTCGATTTCGTGAATAAAAGCAACTTGCTGAAGTAGTATATCTAAATTCATGAGGATAAAAATCTTTGTCAAAGATAGAAATGGAAAACGGTTATCAGGATAATCCAGTAAGAATTTTCTAATTTAAAGCCCGGAGTGAGAGGAAAAATTTAACTTCGCTCAACTTTAAAATTTAGGATCATTAATTTATAAATACATCGGGTTGATTGAGTTTCCAAAAGATATTGGGTTTAAATATAGCTGGAGAAAATATCAGCAGCGCATTTTTGATCAGCTGGACAGGTATTTAACAGACGGACACCTTCATATTATAGCACCTCCGGGGTCGGGAAAGACCATACTGGGGTTAGAAGTGGCTTTGCGGCTCAATCAGCCTGTTTTAATTCTGGCGCCAACTATTGCGATCAGAGCACAATGGATTCAGCGTTTCTGCGAACTGTTTTTATCAAATGATATAATACCCGGCTGGATATCAACAGATATTCGTAAACCTGGATTTATGACGGTTGTTACTTATCAGGCACTCCATGCAGCCTGTAATAACCTGCGTATTGATGAAGCTGAAACTGACGCCGAAGAGGAAACTGAAGAAACAAAAACTGAAAATAGCGATAACAGGAATCTTGATCTGATTGTTAAAGGACTGATTGAACAGAAAGTCGGGACAGTTATAGTTGATGAGGCACATCACTTGAAAAATGAGTGGTGGAAGACGTTGACAAGAGTTAAAAACCAGCTTAAGCCTGTTATTGTTGGTTTGACGGCAACGCCTCCTTATGATGTTTCTGTGAATGAATGGCAAAGGTACCTCGAACTTAACGGGCCGGTTGATCTGGAGATTTCTGTGCCTGAACTAGTGATAGAGAACGACTTATGCGCACATCAGGACTATATCCATTTTACTTTGCCTACAGCAGATGATGCGCAAAGCATACAGACTTTCCGGCAAAATGTATCTGGTTTATATTTAGAAATCAAAGCTGATGAGACTTTGATTTCTGCTTTAGAAAACTGGACTGTCTGGATAGAGCCTGCCGCCCATCTGGAATGGATTTATGAAAACTTCTCTTCTTATGCCGCTTGTCTGATCTTTCTGAAAGCATGTGGAAGAGAAATTCAGGATGGACATCTTGAAGTTATAGGAGATAAAAAATTCAGTGTTCCAATATTGGATTATACCTGGATAGAAACCCTGTTGCAATTTTATCTTTTTGACAATACTCATTTTAATACGTTTCAGGAACACCGGAGAAAGCTCGAAAACCGGTTAATTCATCATGGTATAATTGAAGGCAAACAGATCAGCTTCTGGCATAACAAGAAGGTAACAGGTTTTTTAACTTCCAGTATTAATAAGTTAAATAGTATTAAAGAGATTGCTGATTTTGAATATCAACGGATCAATACGGCATTGAGGATGGTTATTCTTTCAGATTATATAAGGAAAGAATTTTATGTGAACGGCTCAGAGAACGTCATGGAGTTGAATAAAATTGGTGTGATGCCTGTTTTTGAAAAGTTAAGACGTAATAATCCGGCCCAGATGAAAATAGGGGTGTTAACAGGTTCAATTGTTATCCTTCCTCAAACTGCTTATGCAGCATTTGAAGTCTTATCAAAAGCTGCGGGATGCTTAAAAGTTAATGCGTCGGTTGTGCCATTTGATGCAGATTATCTATTCATCCAGGTTGAAGGAAACCTGAGGAATTCAATTATACAACTGGTCACTGCCATTTTTGAGGCTGGTGGTATTGAAATACTGATTGGTACCAAATCTCTGCTAGGTGAAGGATGGGATGCACCCGCTATAAATTCACTTATTCTGGCCAGTTTTGTTGGTTCTTTTGTTTTATCTAACCAGATGCGTGGAAGAGCGATCAGAACGCAAAAAGATAATCCGGGAAAAACCGCCAATATCTGGCATTTAGCTTGTATAGATCCAACTTCAGCTACGGGTGGTGATGACTTTGATCTACTGAAAAGAAGATTCAGAGGCTTTGTTGGCGTGTCACTTCAAGAGAAATCGGGTATTGAAAATGGGATAGGGCGTTTAAATATTCCTGATAGAATTCACGAGGTTAAAGAAATAGCCCTCAGCAACAAAGAAACATTTATTGGTGCAGGTGACCGTGAATCATTAAAGGAGGCCTGGAACACCGCTTTAAAAGCTGGAGTAGTACTGGTAGAGGAAATTCGCGTTCCTTTTTCTGATAAGGTACCT from Pedobacter sp. WC2423 carries:
- a CDS encoding DUF3828 domain-containing protein, with translation MKLRILLSLIVTTLLLSCNPFKNNEINKVINAFYNHHKGPFEEVDKTLLSTTLSDLVNKAIAEEVKSAEELKALKSTDKPNRIEGDIFTSLSESFTSYEIGKTSIYDDKATVQVEFTNNKAGTETWKDDIELIKENHAWKIDNVRFKGEHSFGKSTKDVLSQFLTPITAVSSDADDQRCRLCAGHQYQWSNLKKGCIRVLELPFKLKSMDKTSTASVIFSDDQKKAEVFTQKTSWVLNKKSLTAYETEASDKGVFLEKRNNVWRLGELKDGKTIYSGHVE
- a CDS encoding DUF3828 domain-containing protein translates to MKTKILFFPLIVIMLLFSCNNTQSDGITKVVNKFYKYYKGKYVGADKGLLSASLAVLIDKALEKEALSAAEIRASKSTDKPAMIDGDIFTSQQDGYTGFKIGETKIEGDKAVVSVEFTNKTANNKAWKDDVVVVKENGAWKIDNVNYKGDAGKNVKAVLTQFSSASVSAPMESKK
- a CDS encoding 7TM diverse intracellular signaling domain-containing protein — encoded protein: MTKPVFNSSAGHLVRILMVMCLFFMLTTELSYAQKIISIDDKVPHYIFSYGEIEYLEDSTGTLKLTDILKPALQSAFLVNKKYTPKNYHITSAYWYKFKIKHSRASAKNWILEFFDQSINHFALFVPDSNGNYQAYYSGTAYPFSQREYQHKNFVYELNNDTDATLTYYVRIKSSQSVSALMVLRDIRWFVKYALNEYLIFGLFYGMVIVFSLYNLLMFFAVRQMQYLYYVLYNLSIGLYEMSIDGIAFQYLWPDWPLWNEYGIGFSLYLSSVFALMFTLNFLYVKSKAPKLYQLIVWVIILRSLFFIICLFNTHLFSYKLVEIIPLLVAYGTGIYIFKKHYRPAMFFVIGYTFLVIGFLIKILLLLNVPWMPYGPFTYYSLSFCFVFEMILVSFAIGERVRTLRKNESEVQKRMIHQLQVNESLKDTLNKELTTLVDERTQEVSLKASIIEKQNEEISLMNTMLEKDNQELHLNIEKVTKARVMSAHVDFAEFSKIYPDRETCFKYLSELKWAKGYTCRKCTNTFFLAGFLPYSRRCTKCGYDESVIAHTIFQNSKIPINKAFYMLFLVYSTKGKISSHKLSGLLLIRQSTCWAYNSKMQKILEERKKELKTSGEGGWSKLVLDPNLP
- a CDS encoding endonuclease/exonuclease/phosphatase family protein, which translates into the protein MHAFIIILSILLLSFTLLSIVKHDYWTFRIFDYPRLQKLVLSIICVLLIIFFYQGPVLYNWLLTGLITLNIGYLFVQIVPFTPFGKKQVLRITAAIPEQSLSIMIANVYQDNTNSKGCLQEIQKSDPDLVLLLETNQRWDNETRELEKRYGFHVRVPLENTYGMLLYSKLELKDPAVLYLVEKDIPSIHTGVILKNGMRIQLYALHPTPPVPNENPRSTERDKELLLTADLAQQSKDPVIVIGDMNDVAWSYTTELFLKMSGLLDPRRGRGFFNTFHAHYPVMRFPLDHAFISTDFKLKHIKRLANSGSDHFPIYIDLQYEAKASIEQEAMEPDAEDIAVATEKKQDITSD
- a CDS encoding HD family hydrolase; this encodes MNLDILLQQVAFIHEIDKLKYIQRKTRLFNSDRRENDAEHSWHLAMMALTLAEHSNEPVDILKVLKMLLIHDLVEIDSGDVFLYDTIVNHDNIEAERKAAERIFGLLPAKQAEEFVAIWEEFETGDTAEARFARSMDRFEPILQNVSNQGGTWTEHHVPYHTVMEKTRKIEHGSKIIWDFTETLIDDSVAKGYIKKTDTD
- a CDS encoding DUF3828 domain-containing protein, producing the protein MKTKILVSIITAVILFGCTNSKSNSAAKAVDAFYKNYDGPFELVNKTLLSRELAALIDKTVKLEERSAAELKAAKSTDKPAMIEGDIFTSLYESYTSFKIVRVRTDGDLATVRVEFTNHREDDIVWTDEVQLIRQNGNWKIDDVRYGLKNAPCPNLKKGLSDFLTPEPVVNES
- a CDS encoding DEAD/DEAH box helicase family protein, whose translation is MIEFPKDIGFKYSWRKYQQRIFDQLDRYLTDGHLHIIAPPGSGKTILGLEVALRLNQPVLILAPTIAIRAQWIQRFCELFLSNDIIPGWISTDIRKPGFMTVVTYQALHAACNNLRIDEAETDAEEETEETKTENSDNRNLDLIVKGLIEQKVGTVIVDEAHHLKNEWWKTLTRVKNQLKPVIVGLTATPPYDVSVNEWQRYLELNGPVDLEISVPELVIENDLCAHQDYIHFTLPTADDAQSIQTFRQNVSGLYLEIKADETLISALENWTVWIEPAAHLEWIYENFSSYAACLIFLKACGREIQDGHLEVIGDKKFSVPILDYTWIETLLQFYLFDNTHFNTFQEHRRKLENRLIHHGIIEGKQISFWHNKKVTGFLTSSINKLNSIKEIADFEYQRINTALRMVILSDYIRKEFYVNGSENVMELNKIGVMPVFEKLRRNNPAQMKIGVLTGSIVILPQTAYAAFEVLSKAAGCLKVNASVVPFDADYLFIQVEGNLRNSIIQLVTAIFEAGGIEILIGTKSLLGEGWDAPAINSLILASFVGSFVLSNQMRGRAIRTQKDNPGKTANIWHLACIDPTSATGGDDFDLLKRRFRGFVGVSLQEKSGIENGIGRLNIPDRIHEVKEIALSNKETFIGAGDRESLKEAWNTALKAGVVLVEEIRVPFSDKVPYQKVKKMYLNKTMAYLFAELFFGLLSFGADMIRLFFRSLRYMKTPESFFKWLMLAGCLGLIFCGKQLYTAARLYLKYRDISKDVFQISNALLKSLIKAEVIHSDPSKLEIITTHDSYGAVYCHLTGGTTFENSVFIKALREVLEEIDNPRYVIVRKSWLFSFFSQRDYHALPEILARNKELAEYFTGQWRNLVGPCNLIFTRTLKGRKLLLQSRMQALSSQFTKKTEQVNKWK